The Gossypium arboreum isolate Shixiya-1 chromosome 6, ASM2569848v2, whole genome shotgun sequence DNA window ACCAAAATTTGAGATTTATTGGGCATTAAAATGCCTCGATTAACCTAATGATAAATGCTTGGGCATATTGTTATATAACCTCTTCATTTGGGTATTTAGAAAGCTTATTGAAATTATCCTCCAATCAATTGGTCGATATTCGACCACCATCAAACCTGTTTGGGACCTTCCCTAACGTTGCTTTGCAGAGGTCCACTTTACAGAAAACAATCATTAATCCCGTGATGACTGGCCCGTCCATCAGTAGATCGAGTTGTAACACTATGACATCGAGTGTGATTGTACACTCACCACATGGAAGGTGAAAAGTGTGTGTTTCGGGCCTCTATCTTTCCACCAACACGCTGATTAGTGTAGGGTCGAGTTTGCAACCCCTGAGCATGTGAGACATATGCAAGAATCCAACCTCTTACAAGTAGTCACGAATTTGAAGGATCGGATGATTTTCATATTTTGTATGAACTCCTCCAAAATTCGATCATCCACCTATttataacataaaaaattatttcaaattatcaaaaaaaaaattaacataattGAAAATAACGAAATTTAAAATTTCGTCTTACTATTACTACTTGGGCGGCGAAAACATGCTTGTTGTCAAAAAGAATTAGAGAGGCAACCATTTGTGAGAAAGTAATCCGAACtaataaaatatgatataattaaaaaataatttgtaaGGTGAGAATATCGATAAATTTAGAACAAAAAGATTGAGAGAGTTGAGAAAGTTTGAgatgtaataataaaatatttatttgatcATTGAAGTTATCTGTTGTGCTCATCCACCACATACCTCCCCAAATTTGCATCCCTTTGTCCATTGTCAATGATGGGGAAGTGTTTTGAGATGTAAACTAAAGTGGATAAATCGGTTGAGAAGACAAGTATAATCGGGACTATCTATATATGAAATTGTAaacattttttatgttttgtaattttctatattttatgatttttgcacttttcatttttaatagttttaataattttctatattttaaacatttttcataacatttacaatttttatttttcttaattatataaatttttattatactatttttataatttttgcaatttttataatttaaaaaattaataatttatatttataattttataattatttaatgattttaaatataaaatatcagTTTTACTATTTGGCACATACGATCTTACTATGTCACATGGTAAAAACACTAAAAAAAAGGAGTTGTTGTTACTCTATAACGATTGACATTTAACTTTAATTGTTAAATGACTTAATTGATTGTAATTTTAATACTCAAATGTTTAATTGAAAGGAAAAAAGTAAAAGTACTTAAGAACTTTTAAAACCTTTTAACCAAATTTTTATTAGCACTATATTTGAATAATGAAAATAAGtgatatattttttatgtttattatttattattttgaataatattgttttgttttgttttttttttttaataataagaaGGTCAAAGGGCTTGGTGCATCAGCAAAACATGTTGAACCACGAAATCCTCGATCATAAATACTAGCTTCACACTATTCACTTCTTCGGGTGGTACTTTTAGGACATGCTTTGTACTAACATTATATTGCATATTAAATATCTTAAAAACTTTTTAATtatgaattgaattttttttatcatggataaattttaaaattatatataaattttggatAAATGTATAAgattatatatgaaatttgattttgtgtatttttataCGTGAGATCttcatttgatttgatttttataaatCACTTACACAATTATCATTATAAAATATTTCAAGGTTACATATTACatacataaattaattaatgtatttatttatttaaatatgtataattgaatcaaaagtaaagttttatatatatatatatatatatatttgaaccaTAATAAAAGTTTTATGTATCAAATTGCATATTAAATCAAAgtatatgtattttttattataatattatattttaattatatttaacaatttaCTTTATCCTAATTACAATAATTAAAAACACAATACAGATTTagaaattaatattataaaaaagaAATGGaggaattatgttaaattaaactaaaagagTTAGATCCAAATTTTAATATATCAGAGAGACTAAAATGCGTAACTTTTAAtttaaagaaagataaaagaagaGGATAGGAAAAGTCCGTAGAGATTGGGGAGACAAATGTGTGAagtgaagaaaagagaaagaagcgGCGCGTGGCGGGTCAAAGCGGGCAAGAAGAAGGACCAGCCCATGCGGGTCCCACCGCCCAACCCTCCTTGGTGCTCTTCTCCTTTTTTTCATTCGGCTTACTATATATTCCCAAGGGGCAGCCTCCTCTTCCCTCACTTAACACCTATATAAACTCACCAACTCTAACCCACACTCCATTCATTTACGTTTCTAATACCCAAAAGGTCAGAAAAAAACTGGGATACGTCTCTCATTTTTCTTCCTAGACTTTTTTGTTAGTATTTTACTCTGAATGTGAGTATTTAAGCGTTTCTTTGGCGTTTCCTTTATTTTTTACAATTCCAATACCTTCTTCCATTAGTCCCTGCTGCTTCAACCACTAAGCTTAGAAGATGGGAGGCGAAAAAGGCATCAGTCTTGAGGAGATCAAAAACGAGTCCGTTGATCTGGTATTCTCTTTTCTTTCACATAAATCTTTTTAATTCCAATACATGCATGCTGGTTTCTGTTTGGTTTTCTCTATCACTGAAAAgcgattttatatatatattcgaatctAGTTTCCCGTTTTCAATCGAAACAGGGGAATCTTTCCATTACTTTTTGGTTAACTGATAAGATTTCATCATgcgtgattttttttttttgggttcatTATCATGGGTGATTCAAACGGTGCTTTTTCTCAACTTTTATGAATTTTAACCAAACAGAGTGAAAAAAAATGATTTCCCTTGTTTTCCTTTGTTTGTATATGAAGAGTCAAGATTTACGagtcaaataatattatttcttCCGTTTTCAAGAATTTCGTGCACACCAAACATGTTTTAGCGACACGCTTGGTTACGATTTGCCGTTACTTTTTATGATATTTAAAGCTTAAttctatctttttttttcttcgatTTAAATAGCTCGATATTATATATCTTTCTGATAAGATTTTCTACCATATTTCTATCTCATAAATAGACATTCCATCGTTTCACTCTCTGTATACCATATATTTATCATTAACTTTAAACAAGTTATTAATATCAggatatttttaaaagtatcatcTAATATACGGTcagtgaaaattttaattttactaacTTCTGTCAGTGTGAAATAATTTTTGCTATTATTAATTTCACATATGCGCTTCCCGTTGGGCAAGTAGAGTTTTCCGCTTTTGAATTATTTTAGTTGACTTTTCCTTTGGAATTAGCTAATAAGTacctttttattatataatattcgGGGGGGGGGGGAAGTATCTAATTCTTTAACAGCTTTTGGTGAGGGTTTTCACTAGTGTGAATGGCCGTATCAGAGGGTCATATTATGTCTAATCTTACGCCTATTcctaaataaagttctattaaaATTAGTTATTTCAAAATTGATGGGCTTTTTGACTTTAATACGGCTTTTTGAAATGCAAATTGAGAAAATGATATTCCCTCCTATGTGTTTGGATTTGGTTTGTTTAATCATGTCGGTCACTTTGATCAACTTCAATTTCACATAGGTGTGAATTCTTGGATTTTCTCTACAAAAATTAACTATAGTAAAAAGTTCGAAAATTTTAACTATTCATACGAGTAGGAGTAACTTGGGTCAGTTAAATCTTTATTCAGCTGCAATCGattgaaaatttatttaattctttttgagatTAAAGACAATAATAATCTGCAGTTCATGCACGGATGACAACCAAAATCAACAAACATACTCCGTAAGTGCATTTTCTATCGTTTGGCTAAATGATAATTGTTTACAGGAACGGATTCCTATTGAGGAAGTTTTCGAGCAACTGAAATGTTCGAGGGAAGGCTTGTCAACCGAGGAAGGCAACAATCGCCTTCAAGTCTTTGGACCAAACAAACTAGAGGAGAAAAAGGTTCATGCCATAAACCACTTGCATATGAGTTCGTACATTTTCAGCTTGTATATTTATGCATGACATAGTATGCTACTCTGCAAACAGGAGAGCAAGGTGCTCAAGTTCTTGGGTTTTATGTGGAACCCTTTGTCGTGGGTCATGGAAGCTGCTGCTATAATGGCTATTGCCCTGGCAAATGGTGATGGAAGGCCTCCGGACTGGCAGGACTTCGTTGGTATCATTGTCTTGTTGGTCATCAACTCCACCATAagttttattgaagaaaataatGCTGGTAACGCTGCAGCTGCTCTCATGGCTAATCTTGCTCCGAAAACTAAGGTGAAAATTATACATTCAGCAACCCAACAGTTTGTCGAATCATCTGTCTTATTTTAATCATGTCCTTGTAACATAATATAGGTTCTTAGAGATGGCCGATGGAGTGAGCAAGAAGCAGCAATTCTAGTTCCAGGGGACATTATCACTATTAAATTGGGAGACATAGTTCCTGCTGATGCTCGTCTTCTAGAGGGTGATCCTTTGAAGATTGATCAATCTGCTCTTACTGGGGAGTCTCTTCCTGTTACGAAGAATCCATCAGATGAAGTATTTTCCGGCTCAACATGTAAACAGGGTGAAATAGAAGCAGTCGTTATTGCAACTGGTGTTCACACCTTCTTTGGGAAAGCTGCCCACCTAGTGGACAGCACCAATCAAGTTGGGCATTTCCAGAAAGTGCTTACAGCCATTGGTAATTTCTGCATTTGCTCAATTGCTGTTGGAATAATCGTTGAGCTAATAGTCATGTACCCGATACAGCATCGCAAGTATAGAGATGGAATTGACAATATGCTAGTTCTCTTGATTGGTGGAATCCCAATTGCTATGCCCACGGTGTTGTCTGTCACCATGGCTATTGGTTCCCACAGGCTTTCTCAACAAGGGGCTATCACAAAGAGAATGACAGCCATTGAGGAAATGGCTGGCATGGACGTTCTCTGCAGTGATAAGACTGGGACTCTTACTTTAAACAAACTTACTGTTGATAGAAACCTCATTGAAGTATTTACAAAGGGAGTCGAAAAAGAGCATGTTATTCTTTATGCAGCAAGGGCTTCAAGGACTGAAAATCAGGATGCTATTGATGCTGCAATTGTAGGAATGCTTGCAGATCCAAAGGAGGTAAATTATTTTTTTCTGCATGTCTTTCTTCTATTATATTTAGGATTGGGTCCAAGAATTCTTTAGTCATTTTGGATAATAATTGACCAGGCACGTGCTGGTGTCCGAGAGATTCACTTCCTACCATTCAACCCTGTAGACAAGAGAACTGCTCTAACCTACATTGATTCTGATGGAAACTGGCATCGTGCTAGCAAAGGTGCACCTGAGCAGGTACTTACATTTTCTCATTTTGGAATATCAAGTTCTGAAATTTTTAGGTAGGTAACTTCTAACCTATATGCTTTCAATGTTCTGAAATAGATTATAGATCTTTGCAAATGCAAAGATGATGTCAGGAAAAAAGTTCATTCAGTTATTGATAAATTTGCTGAACGTGGACTTCGATCTTTAGCTGTTGCAAGACAGGTTAGAAAATTAAACTTGCGCATCCTTCATGTTGTTTAGATAAGTAAATCAGAGTAATCATATTGTGTTTGTTTCTATTTCTGCAGGAAATACCTGAGAAAACAAAAGAGAGTCCTGGATCCCCGTGGCAGTTTATTGGCTTGTTGCCACTATTTGATCCACCGAGGCATGATAGTGCTGAAACAATCAGAAGAGCTCTAAACCTTGGAGTGAATGTTAAGATGATTACTGGTGAGAGTTGTCTAGTTAATTAGTATTCCAAATTGTCTATAATTTCATGATGTaatctttatattatttttatgacACCCAGGGGATCAGCTTGCCATTGCCAAAGAAACTGGCAGGAGGCTTGGAATGGGAACAAACATGTACCCTTCATCTTCTTTACTGGGCCAAGACAAGGACGCTTCCATTGCTGCCCTTCCTATAGATGAATTGATTGAGAAGGCTGATGGATTTGCAGGAGTGTTTCCAGGTCTGTTTTAATAACAACACTGTTGACAAAATATTGGCAGCTTCTATTTTATGCTTTTTGAAGAAAGTGCTCTGTGTAACACATTTCCAGGCACCTTTGCTACATTTAGATAATTATTTACAAgtttcattaaatttattttctataGGACCGCTACTCTTAAGTTTCCTCCCGCCTAACAATTCCTTTTCATGTCAATGACAGAACACAAGTATGAAATCGTTAAGAGGCTACAGGAGAGAAAACATATTTGTGGTATGACAGGAGATGGTGTCAATGATGCCCCTGCTTTAAAGAAGGCAGACATTGGAATTGCTGTTGCTGATGCTACAGATGCTGCCCGAAGTGCTTCAGACATTGTCCTTACTGAACCTGGGCTAAGTGTCATTATCAGTGCAGTGCTGACCAGCAGGGCTATTTTCCAAAGAATGAAGAACTACACTGTTAGTCATATCATAACTTACTTTTGCTTGCATTTTATCAGTTTTTTTATCAACAGTGCAAGTTTCCCTAACCTTTCTTCTCTTATTCCTTCACTTTGTAGATCTATGCAGTTTCAATCACCATCCGTATTGTGGTAAGTAGATAAAGACCTGTTGAGACTTGAACACTGGTAATGCTAAATGTTTTTACAAATGGATTAAGTTTTTTGTTGTCATTTGGCAGTTTGGATTCATGTTTATTGCCTTGATATGGAAGTTCGACTTTGCACCCTTCATGGTTTTAATTATCGCCATTCTGAACGATGGTGAGATGATCTTTATCAAATTGTTATATCACTATGCCTTATTGTACAAGTCACCAGGACCAACCCATCATGGTCTTGAATCTGATTCATATCATCATCACATTTATAGGTACAATCATGACAATTTCAAAGGACAGAGTGAAACCATCTCCACAGCCAGACAGCTGGAAACTCAAGGAGATTTTCTCTACCGGCATTGTGCTTGGAGGTTACTTAGCACTAATGACTGTGATATTCTTCTGGGCAATGAAAGACACCAATTTCTTCTCGGTAAGAACAGCTTTTGCTATGTCTcctatatatgtattatattttcgTGAGATTTTTTTTAGATTTGCAATATTTCCGTGTCCTATATTTCAGAACACATTCAATGTTAGATCACTGAGGCATAATAATATTGACGGTGAGAAAGAAATGATGGCAGCTTTATACCTTCAAGTTAGTATTGTGAGTCAGGCCCTCATTTTTGTCACAAGGTCTCGCAGCTGGTCCTACTTTGAACGCCCTGGACTTCTACTAGTCAGTGCCTTTCTAGTTGCTCAGTTGGTAAGAAAATTTAACTAAATCGTATAAGATATACATGTTGAAAAATATGGACAATTTtgttgggctttaattattaaataaagattagatactctagtaattaagttctaattaaattctaattaatgatgggttaattagaatttgattagaactaatttACCAATGTTATAAATATTAAGGTTATGGTCCCAAATTATAAACAAGATATcctttctaatatcccatcattaggaaagagagagtagatattctttaaatttcttgtgtgctaatttggaagatcaaattctCAAGATCTGATAAAAGTTCAATTTATTCttaatttattcttgatgatttgacatgatagatcctggtttattaagttttatttcagatttatttACAAATCTAACAATTCAATTAACTAATTTTATGATTATAAATGACCCACTTTGATTTTTGGCAGGTGGCCACTTTAATAGCTGTTTATGCAGACTGGGGGTTTGCAAGGATTAAAGGTATGGGTTGGGGATGGGCTGGTGTAATCTGGCTATACAGTGTGGTGACTTATATCCCACTGGATCTTATCAAATTTGCAATCCGCTATGTTCTTAGTGGAAAGGCTTGGGATAACCTTTTGGAGAACAAGGTACGATTAGAGTCCTCCTCTGTGCAAATTTGGCTATATTTCTTGGTGATTTGATTGATGTTTGGGTCTCATTGAAAACCATTGCAGACTGCCTTCACTACGAAGAAAGATTACGGAAAAGAGGAAAGGGAAGCACAATGGGCAGCTGCGCAGAGGACTCTGCATGGCCTTCAACCACCTGAAACCACAAGCATTTTCAATGAAAGGAGCAGTTACAGGGAACTTTCAGAAATCGCAGAGCAGGCCAAGCGCAGGGCTGAGGTTGCAAGGTGGGATATCTAATAATATTTTCTTGCAAAATATGTGAAATGAGATGTTTAATGAAATGGGGATTTCATGGTGTAGGCTGAGGGAGCTGAATACACTGAAGGGGCATGTTGAATCAGTGGTTAAGCTCAAGGGGCTTGATATCGATAACATCCAGCAGCATTACACCGTTTAAAGATGGATGCTATTTCCCGTCCAAGAAAAAAAGTAGTTATAATGACGAACAATCACCCCggatattaatattaatattgttaTCAATCGGCTTATAGTAGTAGTATAGATTTAGGATGATTTTCCTTTTTCCTAAATGTCGGAATTTGTGTTCATTGTGATTACCTCTTTTGGAATGCAGAAAGGTTAATTAATAACATCATCTAATCCAAGGCTCTTTGTTTGCAGTTAAACATCATAAAACACTTGATGTTCAACGTTTTTATTGTGTGATGGATAGACCCTTGCTTCATCAAACCCAATTGTGCTATCTGGCCAACTTGATAAATGAGGATAAGCATTAAACTAGTCCAATACAACAGGAGGAAATTACCACTCTTTACTTTTCAGTTTCACATATGCGACAAATTATTACATTGCATGTTAACCCAAATTCTCAAAACAAATATTtgcaaaatagaaaataaatttacGAAGAAAAAGAAAACAGGATGAGAAAGAGCGATAAAGTAGACAGACATACATTTAATAAGATTTTAATACGTCTAATTATGCCCTCAGTCTATGAActctttataattttttaaatttagtccctTTGCTTTTAACGTCAAGAATTTATTCTCTTATTGTCTGAATTAGACAATTGATAATTTGAATGAGTTATAAATTACACTctagtttttaaaata harbors:
- the LOC108486256 gene encoding plasma membrane ATPase 4-like isoform X2, which codes for MGGEKGISLEEIKNESVDLERIPIEEVFEQLKCSREGLSTEEGNNRLQVFGPNKLEEKKESKVLKFLGFMWNPLSWVMEAAAIMAIALANGDGRPPDWQDFVGIIVLLVINSTISFIEENNAGNAAAALMANLAPKTKVLRDGRWSEQEAAILVPGDIITIKLGDIVPADARLLEGDPLKIDQSALTGESLPVTKNPSDEVFSGSTCKQGEIEAVVIATGVHTFFGKAAHLVDSTNQVGHFQKVLTAIGNFCICSIAVGIIVELIVMYPIQHRKYRDGIDNMLVLLIGGIPIAMPTVLSVTMAIGSHRLSQQGAITKRMTAIEEMAGMDVLCSDKTGTLTLNKLTVDRNLIEVFTKGVEKEHVILYAARASRTENQDAIDAAIVGMLADPKEARAGVREIHFLPFNPVDKRTALTYIDSDGNWHRASKGAPEQIIDLCKCKDDVRKKVHSVIDKFAERGLRSLAVARQEIPEKTKESPGSPWQFIGLLPLFDPPRHDSAETIRRALNLGVNVKMITGDQLAIAKETGRRLGMGTNMYPSSSLLGQDKDASIAALPIDELIEKADGFAGVFPEHKYEIVKRLQERKHICGMTGDGVNDAPALKKADIGIAVADATDAARSASDIVLTEPGLSVIISAVLTSRAIFQRMKNYTIYAVSITIRIVFGFMFIALIWKFDFAPFMVLIIAILNDGTIMTISKDRVKPSPQPDSWKLKEIFSTGIVLGGYLALMTVIFFWAMKDTNFFSNTFNVRSLRHNNIDGEKEMMAALYLQVSIVSQALIFVTRSRSWSYFERPGLLLVSAFLVAQLVATLIAVYADWGFARIKGMGWGWAGVIWLYSVVTYIPLDLIKFAIRYVLSGKAWDNLLENKTAFTTKKDYGKEEREAQWAAAQRTLHGLQPPETTSIFNERSSYRELSEIAEQAKRRAEVARLRELNTLKGHVESVVKLKGLDIDNIQQHYTV
- the LOC108486256 gene encoding plasma membrane ATPase 4-like isoform X1, with the translated sequence MGGEKGISLEEIKNESVDLERIPIEEVFEQLKCSREGLSTEEGNNRLQVFGPNKLEEKKESKVLKFLGFMWNPLSWVMEAAAIMAIALANGDGRPPDWQDFVGIIVLLVINSTISFIEENNAGNAAAALMANLAPKTKVLRDGRWSEQEAAILVPGDIITIKLGDIVPADARLLEGDPLKIDQSALTGESLPVTKNPSDEVFSGSTCKQGEIEAVVIATGVHTFFGKAAHLVDSTNQVGHFQKVLTAIGNFCICSIAVGIIVELIVMYPIQHRKYRDGIDNMLVLLIGGIPIAMPTVLSVTMAIGSHRLSQQGAITKRMTAIEEMAGMDVLCSDKTGTLTLNKLTVDRNLIEVFTKGVEKEHVILYAARASRTENQDAIDAAIVGMLADPKEARAGVREIHFLPFNPVDKRTALTYIDSDGNWHRASKGAPEQIIDLCKCKDDVRKKVHSVIDKFAERGLRSLAVARQEIPEKTKESPGSPWQFIGLLPLFDPPRHDSAETIRRALNLGVNVKMITGDQLAIAKETGRRLGMGTNMYPSSSLLGQDKDASIAALPIDELIEKADGFAGVFPEHKYEIVKRLQERKHICGMTGDGVNDAPALKKADIGIAVADATDAARSASDIVLTEPGLSVIISAVLTSRAIFQRMKNYTIYAVSITIRIVFGFMFIALIWKFDFAPFMVLIIAILNDGTIMTISKDRVKPSPQPDSWKLKEIFSTGIVLGGYLALMTVIFFWAMKDTNFFSVRTAFAMSPIYVLYFREIFFRFAIFPCPIFQNTFNVRSLRHNNIDGEKEMMAALYLQVSIVSQALIFVTRSRSWSYFERPGLLLVSAFLVAQLVATLIAVYADWGFARIKGMGWGWAGVIWLYSVVTYIPLDLIKFAIRYVLSGKAWDNLLENKTAFTTKKDYGKEEREAQWAAAQRTLHGLQPPETTSIFNERSSYRELSEIAEQAKRRAEVARLRELNTLKGHVESVVKLKGLDIDNIQQHYTV